The following proteins come from a genomic window of Lolium rigidum isolate FL_2022 chromosome 5, APGP_CSIRO_Lrig_0.1, whole genome shotgun sequence:
- the LOC124653778 gene encoding phosphoinositide phospholipase C 2-like, with product MGSYAYRYCMCFTRKFRSPDAHPPPDVRAAHAAAAQGDDGLRRFLDDVQRERPSDADRILAVLSGGGAAGGIARFVGRSPAHAVPSLDDFFGFLFSPDLNPPIDSKVHQDMSAPISHYYVFTGHNSYLTGNQLNSDSSDIPIIEALERGVRVIELDMWPNSAKNRVEILHGGTLTAPVDIMRCLKSIKEHAFTASTYPLVITLEDHLTADLQAKVAEMIRETFGDLLYVPSSDTLNEFPSPEALMKRIIISTKPPEEFKEFLKAQGNQNESEKAAKLAEEVSLKRADSNADDSDGKDELDEEDDDISEEEDPKFQPDTACEYRKLITIHAGKPKGHLRDALKVDPNKCRRLSLSETQLSKATISHGADIIRFTEKNILRIYPKGTRINSSNYDPINAWSHGAQMVAFNMQGHDKSLRLMQGFFRANGGCGYVKKPDFLLKADQKGEVFDPKAIMPVKKTLKVKVYMGDGWRMDFSKTHFDAFSPPDFYARVGIAGVPADCVMKKTRTVEDQWVPVWDEEFSFPLTVPELALLRVEVHEYDMSEKHDFGGQTCLPVMELKQGIRAVPLHDRKGNKYKSVRLLMRFELV from the exons ATGGGCAGCTACGCCTACAGGTACTGCATGTGCTTCACCCGCAAGTTCCGGTCCCCGGACGCGCACCCGCCGCCCGAcgtccgcgccgcccacgccgcGGCGGCCCAAGGCGACGACGGCCTGCGCCGCTTCCTCGACGACGTGCAGCGGGAGCGCCCCTCCGACGCCGACCGCATCCTCGCCgtgctctccggcggcggcgccgccggcgggatCGCCCGCTTCGTCGGCAGGTCCCCCGCCCACGCCGTGCCCTCGCTCGACGACTTCTTCGGCTTCCTCTTCTCCCCGGACCTCAACCCGCCCATCGACAGCAAG GTTCACCAGGACATGTCAGCCCCGATTTCTCATTACTACGTCTTCACTGGCCATAATTCCTACTTAACCGGGAACCAGCTCAATAGTGACTCCAGTGACATTCCAATTATAGAAGCGTTGGAGAGAGGCGTGAGAGTGATTGAACTCGACATGTGGCCAAACTCTGCGAAGAACCGTGTTGAGATTCTGCATGGAGG GACATTGACTGCACCTGTAGATATCATGAGATGTTTAAAGTCCATTAAAGAACACGCCTTCACCGCTTCGACGTATCCCCTTGTAATTACTCTTGAAGATCACCTCACAGCTGATCTCCAAGCCAAAGTAGCTGAG ATGATCAGGGAAACATTTGGGGACCTCCTTTACGTCCCTAGTTCAGACACACTAAATGAGTTTCCTTCTCCAGAAGCTCTAATGAAAAGGATTATCATCTCAACTAAGCCACCAGAAGAATTCAAAGAATTTCTTAAAGCTCAGGGTAATCAGAATGAAAGTGAGAAGGCAGCTAAACTGGCTGAGGAAGTAAGCTTGAAAAGAGCAGATTCAAATGCTGACGATTCTGATGGCaag GATGAGCTGGATGAAGAAGATGACGACATTTCGGAGGAAGAGGATCCCAAATTTCAGCCGGATACTGCATGTGAGTATAGGAAACTCATAACCATCCACGCTGGCAAACCAAAAGGCCATTTGAGGGATGCACTTAAGGTCGACCCCAACAAATGCAGACGCCTTTCTTTGAGCGAGACGCAGTTGTCTAAAGCAACAATTTCTCATGGTGCTGATATCATAAG GTTCACTGAGAAAAATATACTGAGGATTTATCCCAAGGGTACAAGGATTAATTCTTCTAACTATGATCCAATAAATGCCTGGAGTCATGGTGCTCAGATGGTTGCATTCAACATGCAG GGGCATGACAAATCACTAAGATTAATGCAAGGATTTTTTAGAGCCAATGGGGGCTGCGGATATGTTAAGAAGCCAGACTTCTTGCTAAAGGCAGACCAAAAAGGTGAAGTATTTGACCCTAAAGCAATAATGCCGGTGAAGAAAACTCTGAAG GTCAAAGTATATATGGGAGACGGGTGGCGCATGGACTTCAGTAAAACTCATTTTGACGCCTTCTCTCCACCTGATTTCTACGCTAGG GTAGGGATAGCGGGAGTGCCTGCGGACTGCGTGATGAAGAAGACTCGGACGGTTGAGGATCAGTGGGTGCCGGTGTGGGACGAGGAGTTCTCGTTCCCGCTGACGGTCCCGGAGCTGGCCCTGCTGCGTGTGGAGGTCCATGAGTACGACATGTCGGAAAAGCACGACTTTGGCGGGCAGACGTGCCTGCCGGTGATGGAGCTGAAGCAGGGGATCCGCGCCGTGCCCCTCCATGACCGCAAGGGTAACAAGTACAAGTCGGTGAGGCTCCTGATGCGTTTCGAGCTCGTGTGA